The Alkalihalophilus pseudofirmus nucleotide sequence TTTTCTTATTTTTTTATTTTCAGCTTCTACATTCTATGCAATAAAGCAAAAATCGAGCACTATATTTATGGAAAAGAGACGACCCGTTTGCTTTTATAAGCTTACATATCGTCTCTTCTTTCTTACTCACGCTCTCTTGCCACTTGTGTGTCTCTAATGTTTTTTTGCACAGTAATCGCTGCAAAGATACTTAGAACAAATGAGATACCATAAAACCCTTTTTCACTAAGAATAATACTGCCCGCATTGTATAATCCGATGGCCATTAAGGACACCGCTACGATAAGAGCTAACCAGCTGATCCCGTAATAAATTCCTGTTACAGGAATCCCTTCTTCTTTATCACGTACCGCTTTTTGAAGCGATACAGCTGCATAAAGACCGAATACTAATATGGCAAAATAATATCCTTTTTCATTTAATTCCATCGTCGCATTAAACAATCCAATAAGATAAGCAGAAACACCGACCAACAAAGCTGCCCAGCTTGCTCCTTTAAAGGCTGCAGTCGGTTCCCCTTCTTTTCTCTCTACTTTTACCTTCACATCACGCGGTTCGTCCTTTGTTAGAAACGGGCTTTCATTGCTATCAGCCATTTCACTTCTCCCCTTTACATTCGATCAAACTCGAGACATCTGCATCTTCAACTATTATATCAATTTTTAGAAAAAATAGGTGAGAATAGAAAGAAGATGCAGCCTTTATTTTAAAGTTACAGGTTACAATGCATATTCATTAAGAAGTTCTTGTATTCATGTTAAAATTTT carries:
- the yiaA gene encoding inner membrane protein YiaA → MADSNESPFLTKDEPRDVKVKVERKEGEPTAAFKGASWAALLVGVSAYLIGLFNATMELNEKGYYFAILVFGLYAAVSLQKAVRDKEEGIPVTGIYYGISWLALIVAVSLMAIGLYNAGSIILSEKGFYGISFVLSIFAAITVQKNIRDTQVARERE